A single genomic interval of Camelina sativa cultivar DH55 chromosome 11, Cs, whole genome shotgun sequence harbors:
- the LOC104728430 gene encoding F-box/kelch-repeat protein At3g27150-like, with protein MHKRRKFSSGCFLRGKFYVIGGRNEYNEHLTCGERYDEETNSWTLIPDMLGSMTFMPSQSPPLIAVANNNLYSLEAYSNELRVYDVNANSWKKLGVAPVISNVGFGWGVAFKSIGNRLLLIGNSSPHSSCATMRAFTCRRPSPDVEELVWEELNTNYGNVQFDHFIRNCCVMFA; from the coding sequence ATGCataagagaagaaaattcaGCTCAGGATGTTTCTTGCGCGGCAAGTTTTATGTGATCGGCGGTAGAAATGAGTATAATGAACACCTAACTTGTGGAGAACGCTACGATGAGGAGACAAATTCTTGGACGCTCATCCCAGACATGCTTGGAAGCATGACGTTCATGCCTTCCCAGTCGCCGCCCCTCATCGCAGTGGCCAACAACAACCTTTACTCGCTTGAAGCATACTCAAACGAGTTGAGGGTTTATGATGTAAATGCAAACAGTTGGAAGAAACTTGGTGTTGCACCTGTGATATCAAATGTGGGCTTCGGTTGGGGCGTGGCGTTTAAGTCAATTGGAAATAGGCTTTTGTTGATTGGAAACTCGTCTCCTCATTCTTCGTGTGCGACAATGAGAGCTTTCACGTGTCGTCGTCCGTCTCCAGACGTGGAGGAGCTAGTTTGGGAAGAGCTAAATACCAACTATGGCAATGTTCAGTTCGACCATTTCATTCGTAATTGTTGTGTAATGTTTGcttag
- the LOC104728432 gene encoding disease resistance protein RML1A-like: MHCLLQQLGREIVVQQGEPGKRQFLVEAKEIRDVLANETGTESVIGISFDISKIETSSISKRAFNRMRNLKFLNFYNGSVSLLEDMEYLPRLRLLRWGSYPRKSLPLTFQPECLIELNMGSSKLEKLWGGIQPLTNLKKINLGYSSNLKEIPNLSNATNLKTLTLAGCESLVEIPFSISYLQKLELLDASCCIKLQVIPTNINLASLEEVRMNKCSRLRSFPDISSNIKRLYVAGTMIKEFPASIVGHWSRLDLLQIGSRSLKRLTHVPESVTQLDLHNSDIKMIPDCVIGLPHLVSLLVENCSKLVSIQGHSPSLVTLFADHCISLKSVCCTFHGPISKLMFYNCLKLDKESKRGIIQQSGNKSICLPGKEIPAEFTHQTTGHSITISLAPGCEEAFSAFSRFKACLLLSPIKNFAFNKIRCFIRSKGVKINCTTESIYPFVSGGSLSEHLFMFCGDVFPEENRCLMDVTPKEILFDFSSSDVEIMECGVKIFLSSGIEVGYSETIGNRNHHMDGEPEAFQVPQDENIKDSKHTDHWSWLKKLLPEKMKMNDDNKTELSLRPVSGSGDDTLETIFKGIFMRYNEPEAVQLTTDEDITDLWRLLCIGSLVVSVFLLFYCWFLQMQ, translated from the exons ATGCATTGTCTACTACAACAATTGGGTAGAGAAATTGTTGTTCAACAGGGCGAACCGGGGAAACGTCAGTTTTTAGTAGAGGCCAAAGAGATTCGTGATGTGTTGGCAAATGAAACA GGTACTGAATCCGTCATAGGTATATCATTTGATATTTCCAAGATCGAGACGTCATCTATAAGCAAGCGAGCCTTTAATAGGATGCGTAATCTCAAgttcttaaatttctataatgGAAGTGTTAGCTTGTTAGAGGATATGGAATATCTACCTCGTCTAAGGTTACTACGTTGGGGTTCATACCCGAGAAAAAGTCTTCCTCTGACATTTCAGCCAGAATGTCTCATCGAATTGAATATGGGATCCAGCAAGTTGGAGAAGCTATGGGGAGGAATCCAG CCCCTTACAAAtctgaagaaaataaatttgggaTATTCCTCTAATTTGAAAGAAATCCCAAATCTTTCGAACGCTACTAACCTCAAGACGTTGACACTTGCCGGTTGTGAGAGTTTGGTGGAGATTCCATTCTCTATTTCTTATCTACAGAAACTGGAATTGCTGGATGCGTCATGTTGCATTAAGCTACAAGTTATTCCCACCAACATCAACCTAGCATCTCTTGAGGAGGTCAGAATGAATAAGTGCTCACGACTGAGAAGTTTTCCAGATATTTCGAGTAACATCAAGCGTCTCTATGTAGCAGGCACAATGATTAAAGAATTTCCTGCGTCCATTGTTGGACACTGGTCACGTCTTGATCTTCTTCAGATAGGCAGCAGAAGCCTCAAGAGATTAACACATGTCCCAGAGAGTGTAACACAGTTAGACCTACACAACAGTGATATAAAGATGATTCCAGATTGCGTCATAGGTCTCCCGCATCTAGTATCTCTTCTGGTCGAAAACTGCTCAAAACTGGTGTCAATTCAGGGTCATTCCCCTTCGCTGGTGACCCTATTTGCAGACCACTGTATATCACTCAAGAGCGTATGCTGCACTTTCCACGGACCAATCTCGAAATTGATGTTCTACAACTGTCTGAAACTGGATAAAGAATCAAAAAGAGGAATCATACAACAATCGGGTAACAAGTCTATATGCTTGCCAGGTAAAGAAATCCCTGCGGAGTTCACTCACCAAACTACAGGGCACTCCATAACCATCTCTCTGGCACCAGGTTGTGAGGAGGCTTTTTCTGCGTTCTCAAGATTTAAGGCTTGCCTTCTGCTTTCGCCAATCAAGAATTTCGCATTTAATAAGATACGTTGTTTTATAAGAAGCAAAGGTGTCAAAATTAACTGCACTACAGAATCCATATATCCGTTTGTGTCTGGTGGATCTCTATCAGAACATCTGTTTATGTTTTGTGGTGACGTATTTCCTGAAGAAAACAGATGCCTTATGGACGTGACTCCGAAAGAGATTCTGTTTGATTTCAGCTCCAGTGATGTCGAGATTATGGAATGTGGTGTGAAGATCTTTTTGAGTAGTGGCATCGAAGTGGGCTACTCTGAAACTATAGGCAACAGAAACCACCACATGGATGGAGAACCAGAAGCGTTTCAGGTACCTCAAGATGAAAACATCAAAGACAGTAAACATACAGATCACTGGAGTTGGCTTAAGAAGCTTCTTCCGGAGAAAATGAAGATGAATGATGATAATAAGACAGAGCTTAGTTTGAGACCAGTCTCAGGATCCGGTGATGATACCCTCGAGACCATTTTCAAGGGAATCTTCATGAGGTACAATGAGCCAGAAGCTGTTCAGCTCACTACAGATGAAGACATCACAGATCTTTGGCGTTTGCTATGCATTGGTTCCCTTGTGGTAtctgtttttttgcttttttattgcTGGTTTCTTCAGATGCAATGA
- the LOC109127364 gene encoding uncharacterized protein At3g60930, chloroplastic-like: MQSVVHSTQDAGRSARYALRIARSCAMVPGGDVFGDVPEKLGDDQYRAFESGLDEIRADNPSWGGVVTDLADLTEEDVRELEVMFPTDTLALSLIPFPSSQCCEKVLAHEERTCSERAPRSFVVGLPVGNRVPRRRRDRMRERIPHDTGSSLCDKRYIPCITGLFGTPDDLQVTLPNADERPWDCPAGYLCVYVDYLTDCGLWCPIPEFLTSYCARRKIAFSQLSISSIRNAVGLTIMAGLTIVSGQKSHIHDWRRRFFYVEINDASIEDPDTICPPNWNFAPVAVAGLGKKSSFSAACDLGTVDKAASFISCSRTGLQMGDCPMTFYADLFDAEDAPAIATDVVVPNAETDVEIVAVEGEDGELPVPKGEPSRRSRSAEVAGTRAAKMPSSVSHKSAPAAGGGDRARKRTSRSSPRSDAGGSSRRPHRMEDGHVGIDHSFSFRYDVKDQAFTGDSSACADLASKIHGDFVLLPTPGNLACPTTYEEAALSWMNRLAGDYEDKVRVARREASLIQDAFVQAERSSKENATLVKELMASLKQSQRKLTTESERLRKARDERGERERAKAAVVIGMHCKLIDLLRRHVIASREKQSDLLLLSQVTGTRQCLEKLIKRGIAIPEDRMLRLAASEEEFRTKVNQVAVPPLFDSDLEPFPESADGGGDDAANE; the protein is encoded by the exons ATGCAGAGCGTAGTACACAGTACGCAGGATGCAGGACGCAGTGCGCGTTACGCATTACGCATTGCGCG GTCCTGCGCTATGGTTCCTGGAGGTGATGTCTTTGGAGATGTTCCGGAGAAGCTTGGGGACGATCAGTATCGCGCGTTTGAGAGTGGCCTCGACGAAATTAGAGCGGACAATCCTTCATGGGGAGGTGTTGTGACTGATCTCGCGGATTTGACGGAAGAAGATGTTCGGGAGCTCGAAGTGATGTTCCCTACGGATACTCTGGCCCTTAGTTTGATTCCCTTTCCTTCAAGTCAGTGTTGTGAGAAGGTGCTCGCTCACGAAGAACGTACTTGCTCGGAACGTGCTCCTAGGTCTTTCGTCGTTGGCTTGCCTGTAGGTAACAGAGTTCCAAGACGCCGCAGAGATCGTATGAGAGAACGCATCCCCCACGATACTGGAAGTTCCCTATGCGACAAGAGGTATATACCCTGCATTACTGGCCTCTTCGGAACGCCTGACGATCTCCAGGTTACGCTACCGAACGCTGATGAACGGCCGTGGGATTGCCCAGCAGGTTACCTTTGCGTTTACGTTGACTATTTAACCGACTGCGGCCTTTGGTGTCCCATCCCAGAATTTCTAACGAGTTACTGTGCGCGACGGAAGATTGCATTTTCGCAGTTGTCGATCTCGTCTATCCGTAATGCAGTTGGGCTTACAATAATGG CCGGTCTCACGATCGTGAGCGGCCAGAAGAGTCATATTCACGATTGGCGAAGACGATTCTTCTACGTAGAAATAAATGATGCCTCGATCGAGGATCCCGACACGATCTGCCCTCCCAATTGGAACTTCGCCCCGGTAGCCGTGGCTGGGTTGG GAAAAAAGTCGTCATTTTCGGCTGCGTGCGACTTGGGAACTGTTGACAAAGCTGCTTCCTTTATTTCGT gTTCGCGAACCGGATTGCAAATGGGAGACTGTCCGATGACGTTCTATGCTGATTTGTTCGATGCCGAGGATGCGCCAGCTATCGCGACCGACGTTGTTGTACCGAACGCCGAGACCGACGTGGAGATTGTTGCTGTGGAGGGCGAGGATGGCGAGTTGCCCGTTCCCAAGGGTGAGCCTAGTCGTAGATCTCGTTCCGCCGAGGTTGCTGGAACTCGTGCTGCGAAGATGCCTTCTTCGGTGTCTCATAAGAGTGCTCCAGCAGCTGGTGGTGGTGATCGTGCTCGGAAGAGGACGTCACGCTCGAGTCCTCGGAGTGATGCTGGAGGAAGTTCTAGGCGCCCTCATCGCATGGAGGATGGTCATGTGGGGATTGACCACTCCTTCTCCTTTCGCTATGACGTGAAGGACCAAGCGTTTACCGGCGATTCGAGTGCTTGCGCGGACCTCGCCAGCAAGATTCATGGTGATTTCGTCTTGCTTCCTACCCCTGGCAATCTGGCTTGTCCAACTACGTACGAGGAAGCC GCGTTGAGCTGGATGAATCGCCTCGCTGGAGATTACGAGGATAAGGTACGTGTTGCTAGGAGGGAAGCCTCACTCATTCAGGATGCGTTTGTTCAAGCTGAACGGTCGAGCAAGGAGAATGCAACACTCGTCAAGGAGCTGATGGCCTCCCTCAAGCAATCCCAACGGAAGCTGACTACCGAGTCGGAGCGACTTAGGAAGGCGAGGGACGAGCGCGGGGAGCGGGAGCGTGCTAAGGCTGCTGTTGTGATTGGGATGCATTGCAAGCTTATTGACCTCCTGAGGAGGCACGTGATTGCGTCACGCGAGAAACAGTCTGACTTGCTCCTTCTTAGCCAAGTGACGGGGACTAGACAATGTCTTGAGAAATTGATCAAGAGGGGCATTGCTATTCCCGAAGATAGGATGTTGCGTCTTGCTGCTAGCGAGGAGGAGTTCCGGACGAAAGTGAACCAAGTTGCAGTGCCTCCGCTCTTCGATAGTGATCTCGAGCCATTCCCGGAATCTGCTGATGGAGGTGGCGATGATGCTGCAAACGAGTGA
- the LOC104724463 gene encoding disease resistance protein RML1A-like (The sequence of the model RefSeq protein was modified relative to this genomic sequence to represent the inferred CDS: added 58 bases not found in genome assembly), which produces MAGSSVSLPFDLKRYHVFSSFHGPDVRAGFLSHLHSHFESKGITTFKDQEIERGHTIGPELVHAISESRVSIVVLSEKYASSGWCLDELVEILKCKEASGQAVLTIFFKVHPSDVRKQSGDFGSTFKKTCQGKTEEVKTRWGKALTDVAAIAGEHSLNWANEAEMIQKIATDVFKKLNVTPSRDFEGMVGLEAHLTKLDSL; this is translated from the exons ATGGCTggttcttcagtttctttaccGTTTGACTTGAAGAGATACCATGTCTTTTCGAGTTTCCACGGCCCAGACGTCCGTGCTGGATTTCTCAGTCATTTACACAGTCACTTCGAAAGCAAAGGGATCACTACGTTCAAGGATCAAGAGATCGAGAGAGGCCATACGATCGGACCTGAGCTCGTCCATGCGATTAGTGAATCTAGAGTCTCGATTGTGGTGCTCTCGGAGAAGTACGCTTCTTCTGGCTGGTGTTTAGATGAGTTGGTGGAAATCTTGAAGTGCAAAGAAGCTTCGGGGCAGGCTgtgttgactattttttttaaagttcatcCATCTGATGTACGGAAACAGTCAGGAGACTTTGGAAGTACTTTCAAGAAAACATGTCAAGGGAAAACCGAGGAAGTGAAGACGAGATGGGGCAAAGCTTTGACTGATGTAGCAGCCATAGCTGGAGAACACTCTCTAAACTG GGCTAACGAAGCAGAGATGATCCAAAAGATTGCTACAGATGTTTTCAAGAAACTGAACGTTACTCCGTC
- the LOC104728433 gene encoding putative fasciclin-like arabinogalactan protein 20 yields the protein MASNLLTTFFLLFFVLDLNLVAPSLTSVSSAVEVLSDSSYFSMGLTLKLASQDLNLDDWQELTIFAPSDQAFTRSGQPSLLDIKYQLSPTRLSGESLRNFPNGAKIPTLRSNSSLVVSNSSRFGGGKASINGAVVQDSPVFDDGYIVIYGSDEFFTSPTKISDDSSSSSSTPNPTSSSTGSIPIPSSATRTAPSPPNRSKPVVKCFNIFESASRLLMSRGFVIMATFLALQLETSGNNDTNMITVFAPVDEAIPNPTTKFSDYATIFRGHVINRLVSWKDLQKLAWEGSILQTVLKGYEIEVSWSGDILLLNGVPLIYPDMFVNDCIAVHGFNQMIEPKEKQVGLGESISVPNDGEEEEAVEGVHEEYSSQLGDYDGLH from the coding sequence ATGGCGTCAAATCTTCTAACTACCTTCTTCCTCCTATTTTTCGTTCTCGATCTCAATCTCGTCGCACCTTCTCTGACATCTGTTTCATCCGCCGTGGAAGTCCTCTCCGATTCAAGCTACTTCTCCATGGGACTCACTCTAAAGCTCGCGAGCCAAGATCTAAACCTCGACGACTGGCAAGAACTCACCATCTTCGCACCTTCTGATCAAGCTTTCACCAGATCCGGTCAACCTTCGCTTCTCGATATCAAGTACCAGCTCTCTCCGACGAGACTCTCCGGTGAATCCCTTAGAAACTTCCCGAACGGCGCCAAAATCCCTACTCTCAGATCTAACTCATCTCTCGTCGTCAGCAACTCTTCACGATTCGGAGGTGGTAAAGCTTCGATCAACGGCGCCGTGGTCCAAGACTCCCCTGTTTTTGACGACGGTTACATCGTGATTTACGGATCCGACGAGTTTTTCACATCCCCGACGAAGATCTCCGACgattcatcatcgtcttcttcaaccCCAAACCCTACCTCATCATCTACTGGTTCGATCCCAATCCCTAGTTCAGCGACTCGTACTGCTCCAAGTCCTCCTAATAGATCTAAACCAGTAGTGAAATGCTTCAACATCTTTGAATCGGCTTCAAGATTGTTAATGTCGAGAGGCTTCGTGATCATGGCCACGTTTCTCGCTCTGCAATTGGAAACTTCAGGAAACAACGACACGAATATGATCACAGTCTTTGCTCCAGTCGACGAAGCGATTCCAAATCCAACCACCAAGTTCTCCGATTACGCTACTATCTTCAGAGGACATGTGATCAATCGACTTGTCTCTTGGAAAGATCTTCAGAAACTTGCTTGGGAAGGATCGATTCTGCAAACTGTTCTCAAAGGGTATGAAATTGAGGTTTCTTGGTCTGGTGATATACTTCTTCTCAATGGAGTCCCACTCATCTATCCAGATATGTTTGTCAACGATTGCATTGCTGTTCATGGCTTTAATCAGATGATCGAACCGAAAGAGAAACAGGTTGGTTTGGGAGAGTCTATCTCAGTGCCTaacgatggagaagaagaagaagcagtagAAGGTGTTCATGAAGAGTACTCTTCTCAGTTAGGTGACTATGATGGTCTTCACTGA
- the LOC104728427 gene encoding uncharacterized protein LOC104728427, whose protein sequence is MECADECAEECHETDHTDEKPKDVDDMDFDYNEYGKFKDEDDDGDGDDLGLDAEEGQPFLGGCTWRVVATVKNDPNTFWVTKYLNVHTCSIVDRVANRKRCTSKYIGRLFIDQVGIVDGVVPQNIEDSMRTMFGMTLDYTTSYKALQYAQEYVRGSTDDGYAKLPYCLWKIEQSNPGSVVDLVVDDEHRFKYLFISFNASICGFNYVRRVIVVDGIYLTGKYEGVLLIACAQDGNFQIFPLAFGIVDSECDASWDWFFTKLSECISDEYPLVVVSDRHSSIAKACRNDIPWATRGICYYHLQQNIISNFNGNQLMYLVKGAAYAHTHDDYNRSWFIVRLSGAKHLV, encoded by the exons ATGGAGTGTGCAGATGAATGTGCAGAAGAATGTCATGAAACTGATCATACAGATGAGAAGccgaaagatgttgatgacatggatttCGATTACAATGAATACGGGAAatttaaagatgaagatgacgatggagatggagatgaccTGGGATTAGATGCTGAAGAAGGGCAACCCTTTTTGGGTG GATGCACTTGGAGGGTCGTAGCCACTGTGAAGAATGATCCAAACACTTTTTGGGTCACCAAATATCTGAACGTGCATACATGTTCTATTGTGGACCGCGTAGCTAACCGTAAGCGTTGCACCTCAAAATATATTGGGAGGCTTTTCATCGACCAGGTAGGAATAGTAGATGGTGTTGTCCCACAAAATATCGAAGATTCAATGAGGACAATGTTCGGCATGACTTTGGATTACACCACTTCGTACAAGGCTTTACAGTATGCACAAGAATATGTGAGAGGAAGCACAGATGACGGATATGCGAAGTTGCCTTATTGTCTTTGGAAAATAGAGCAGTCAAACCCGGGAAGTgtcgttgaccttgttgttgatgacgagCATAGATTTAAGTACCTTTTCATATCTTTCAATGCTTCAATATGTGGTTTCAATTACGTTAGGCgagttattgtggttgatgggaTCTATCTCACTGGCAAGTATGAAGGTGTACTGTTAATAGCTTGCGCACAAGATGGTAACTTTCAGATATTTCCGTTGGCTTTTGGAATTGTCGACTCGGAgtgtgatgcttcatgggattggtttttcaccaaattaagtGAGTGTATCTCGGATGAATATCCTTTGGTAGTAGTTTCGGATAGGCATAGTTCAATAGCTAAAGCATGTCGCAATGATATCCCATGGGCAACACGAGGGATATGTTATTaccatcttcaacaaaacataatttctaatttcaatGGGAATCAACTGATGTACTTGGTGAAAGGGGCAGCATATGCACATACGCATGATGATTACAACCGCTCTTGGTTTATCGTTAGATTGTCTGGAGCTAAACACCTTGTCTAG
- the LOC104728429 gene encoding uncharacterized protein LOC104728429: MSQLVVICSVPGCTWRVVATVKNDPNTFWVTKYLNVHTCSIVDRVANRKRCTSKYIGRLFIDQVGIVDGVVPQNIEDSMRTMFGMTLDYTTSYKALQYAQEYVRGSTDDGYAKLPYCLWKIEQSNPGSVVDLVVDDEHRFKYLFISFNASICGFNYVRRVIVVDGIYLTGKYEGVLLIACAQDGNFQIFPLAFGIVDSECDASWDWFFTKLSECISDEYPLVVVSDRHSSIAKACRNDIPWATRGICYYHLQQNIISNFNGNQLMYLVKGAAYAHTHDDYNRSWFIVGDLLLVKEIYCSRQGV, translated from the coding sequence ATGTCTCAGTTGGTGGTAATATGCTCTGTGCCAGGATGCACTTGGAGGGTCGTAGCCACTGTGAAGAATGATCCAAACACTTTTTGGGTCACCAAATATCTGAACGTGCATACATGTTCTATTGTGGACCGCGTAGCTAACCGTAAGCGTTGCACCTCAAAATATATTGGGAGGCTTTTCATCGACCAGGTAGGAATAGTAGATGGTGTTGTCCCACAAAATATCGAAGATTCAATGAGGACAATGTTCGGCATGACTTTGGATTACACCACTTCGTACAAGGCTTTACAGTATGCACAAGAATATGTGAGAGGAAGCACAGATGACGGATATGCGAAGTTGCCTTATTGTCTTTGGAAAATAGAGCAGTCAAACCCGGGAAGTgtcgttgaccttgttgttgatgacgagCATAGATTTAAGTACCTTTTCATATCTTTCAATGCTTCAATATGTGGTTTCAATTACGTTAGGCgagttattgtggttgatgggaTCTATCTCACTGGCAAGTATGAAGGTGTACTGTTAATAGCTTGCGCACAAGATGGTAACTTTCAGATATTTCCGTTGGCTTTTGGAATTGTCGACTCGGAgtgtgatgcttcatgggattggtttttcaccaaattaagtGAGTGTATCTCGGATGAATATCCTTTGGTAGTAGTTTCGGATAGGCATAGTTCAATAGCTAAAGCATGTCGCAATGATATCCCATGGGCAACACGAGGGATATGTTATTaccatcttcaacaaaacataatttctaatttcaatGGGAATCAACTGATGTACTTGGTGAAAGGGGCAGCATATGCACATACGCATGATGATTACAACCGCTCTTGGTTTATCGTTGGAGATTTGCTTTTGGTGAAAGAGATTTACTGCTCTAGACAAGGTGTTTAG
- the LOC109124964 gene encoding disease resistance protein RML1B-like, with the protein MKIHHLGAIKEWLHNQRVLIVLDDVDDLEQLEVLAKESSWFGPGSRIIITLKDKSILKAHGINDIYHVDYPCGREALEILCLSAFKQNSPLDGFEELARKVVELCGNLPLALRVVGSSFYGESGDEWRSRLYGIETNFDRKIENVLRVGYDKLPERHQSLFLHIACFFNHKSHVDYVTSMLADSTLDVENGLKTLAARSLVSTNG; encoded by the coding sequence ATGAAGATACATCATCTAGGCGCAATAAAAGAATGGCTACATAACCAGAGAGTGCttattgttcttgatgatgtggATGATCTAGAGCAACTAGAGGTATTAGCTAAAGAAAGTTCTTGGTTCGGTCCTGGAAGTCGGATTATCATTACCTTAAAAGATAAAAGTATTTTGAAGGCACATGGGATCAACGATATCTACCATGTAGATTATCCATGTGGACGGGAAGCTCTTGAGATCTTATGTCTATCTGCTTTCAAACAAAATTCTCCACTAGATGGTTTCGAAGAGCTTGCAAGAAAAGTAGTAGAGCTTTGTGGTAATCTTCCATTAGCCCTTCGTGTTGTTGGTTCTTCTTTTTATGGGGAGAGCGGGGATGAGTGGCGGAGTCGATTATATGGGATTGAAACTAATTTTGATAGAAAAATTGAGAATGTCTTGAGAGTGGGATATGACAAATTGCCGGAGCGACATcaatctttgtttcttcataTTGCATGCTTTTTCAACCATAAAAGTCATGTTGATTATGTGACAAGCATGCTCGCTGACAGTACTTTGGATGTCGAAAATGGGTTGAAGACCTTAGCCGCTAGATCTCTTGTGTCTACTAATGGGTAA
- the LOC104728431 gene encoding uncharacterized protein LOC104728431, translating to MQAQLKKITSQMHRVTSATPELETVLAEARHSQFTSRVSGVRVRRNPDTSKNKPIPYDGKGDPTVFLKSMSIHIGSSYFSPEEEHAGSCQLFVESLTGEALNWFSRLKANSIDGYEALTTAFLQHHQCFMRAPASNADLWRMYQKPNESLRTFMERFKGVVSQLAISDKSAIGALKKALARGTRFKDDLTILSVTSLGEVLTRANRYIQVEEDERNPDQPKIPEKIPSSKNKAVEEYYEPRQHYTRDYAKGEKGRKATMFAIEGNEHQQGKRWNKYDRETDGHTYKGKRDQQQHERQRAEEAALQNDRARAQNDRAREIARLPPPPKQNHDVEEHDEPPAPRRRINMIMGGLSTCRDSVRSIQAYCRETEVKRNFPSHTNMFKTSSDPIMFTEEDALNASPNNDPLVVEMIIGESSVTRILINTGSSVNPLTGFDGDTIMTVGTITLPIYVGGTMHCFNFAIVDKPIVYNVHLGTPWLHKMRVVASTYHQCVKFPNAYGIYTLRGDPLMARTCFIIEKKMRNARAFVIAESAPPRDPRTPPSEESVIQVNINLSDPKRCVGIGAELPIAQRDELVKFLH from the exons ATGCAAGCCCAGCTGAAGAAGATTACGTCTCAGATGCATCGTGTAACAAGCGCGACACCGGAGCTGGAGACCGTTCTGGCAGAAGCACGACATTCGCAATTCACCTCAAGGGTTTCAGGTGTCAGAGTTAGACGCAATCCTGACACCAGCAAGAACAAGCCAATACCGTATGACGGAAAGGGAGATCCCACGGTCTTCCTGAAATCGATGTCCATTCACATCGGCAGTTCGTACTTCTCACCAGAAGAGGAGCACGCGGGAAGTTGTCAGTTGTTCGTCGAGAGCTTGACTGGCGAAGCATTGAACTGGTTCTCAAGGCTGAAGGCTAATTCGATCGATGGCTATGAAGCACTGACAACCGCTTTCCTCCAGCATCACCAATGCTTCATGCGTGCGCCCGCGTCAAATGCTGACTTGTGGAGAATGTATCAAAAGCCTAACGAGTCATTACGGACTTTCATGGAAAGATTTAAAGGTGTCGTATCCCAACTCGCTATAAGCGACAAGTCCGCCATCGGTGCGTTGAAAAAAGCACTCGCTCGTGGCACCAGATTCAAAGACGACTTAACAATCCTCTCCGTCACAAGCTTAGGCGAAGTACTTACGCGTGCTAATCGGTACATCCAAGTTGAGGAGGATGAAAGGAACCCCGACCAACCAAAAATTCCCGAAAAAATTCCAAGTTCGAAAAACAAGGCCGTAGAAGAATACTACGAGCCACGACAGCATTACACCAGAGACTACGCCAAAGGCGAAAAAGGAAGGAAGGCAACGATGTTCGCTATCGAAGGCAACGAGCACCAGCAAGGCAAACGTTGGAACAAGTACGATCGTGAAACTGATGGTCATACCTACAAGGGCAAACGCG ATCAGCAACAACACGAAAGGCAGCGTGCAGAGGAAGCAGCATTACAGAATGACCGAGCACGAGCTCAAAATGACCGAGCACGAGAAATCGCTCGCCTGCCTCCTCCCCCGAAACAAAACCATGATGTGGAAGAACACGATGAACCACCAGCACCTCGCCGAAGGATCAACATGATCATGGGCGGCTTGTCAACGTGCCGCGACTCTGTACGGTCGATCCAAGCCTACTGTCGCGAAACAGAAGTAAAGCGCAACTTTCCCTCCCACACCAACATGTTCAAAACATCCTCCGATCCAATTATGTTTACTGAAGAAGACGCACTTAACGCGAGTCCCAACAACGACCCCCTTGTCGTAGAAATGATAATTGGAGAAAGCTCAGTAACGAGAATTCTCATTAACACCGGAAGCTCGGTTAAT CCTTTGACGGGATTCGACGGAGACACTATAATGACTGTTGGAACTATCACGCTTCCAATCTATGTTGGCGGTACGATGCACTGCTTCAACTTCGCAATTGTAGACAAACCCATCGTCTACAACGTCCATCTGGGAACACCGTGGCTTCACAAGATGCGCGTCGTGGCTTCTACCTACCACCAATGTGTCAAGTTCCCAAACGCGTACGGAATCTATACGCTGCGCGGAGATCCTCTAATGGCACGAACTTGTTTCATCATCGAGAAGAAGATGCGAAACGCGAGAGCTTTCGTGATTGCCGAATCAGCACCACCACGAGACCCACGCACACCACCTTCAGAAGAATCTGTGATTCAAGTCAACATCAATCTGTCTGATCCCAAGCGTTGCGTCGGGATAGGCGCCGAGCTACCAATAGCCCAGAGGGACGAGCTCGTTAAGTTCCTACATTAA